The window TTAGAAGTATCTTGGATAGAAAGGAATATATACTTCTCTTCGCTTATAACGGTACAGGAAAAACAAGACTTTCCGGCGCTTTCAAAAACTTAGGACAACAACCTATTCCCGATAACGAAGAAAAAACGACCGACACATTGTACTATAACGCTTTTACGGAAGATCTATTCACTTGGGATAACGATTTAATGGGCGATACCGAAAGGCGATTGTTTTTAAACAGAAATTCAAAGTTCTTTAATGGCTTACGAGAGCTTGCAATGGAAGACCGCATCCGAAGGTTTTTAAGGCGATATGCAGATTTTGAATTTCATATTAATTATGATGATTGGTTTGTACACTTTTCCAGAGATGTGCGAAACGATAATGCACCTGAAAGAATGGATTATATTAAAGTTTCTCGTGGAGAAGAAACCATTTTTGTTTGGTGCTTCTTTCTAGCGATTATTGAACTTGTAGTTGACAAAGAAGAGTCATATGGTTGGGTTAAGTACATCTATATTGATGATCCAATCTCATCTTTAGACGATAACAATGTAATTGCCGTTGCAGGCGATTTGGTTCATTTACTGAAAGAGAAAGAAGATTTAAAAGTTGTTATTTCCTCTCACCATGCGTTGTTTTTTAATGTAATGTTTAATGAGTTGAAAAAAACAAAGGGTAAAGACTACTTTTTATCAAAAAACAAGGTGACTGGCGAGTATACAATTCAAGACACTGGTGATACGCCATTTTTCAATCATGTTGCATTGATTAAAGAATTGAAAGATGCGGTGAAAACCGGGAAGCTATACACATATCATTTTAATATGTTACGTAATATTCTTGAAAAAGCGGCATCGTTTCATGGATATGAATATTTTGGCGAATGTATTAAGAGTGAGGATGACGACCCAGATGATGTTGTGTATGCAAGGTATTTGAATGTATTAAGCCATAGTAATTATTCTTTATTTGAACCAAGAGAAATGGTTGAGGATAATAAAGATGCCTTTAAAGTTATTTTAGATCGTTATATGAATTTATATAGGTTTAATCCTGATTTATTCAACTAAGAAACGAGGAAAAATGATGAATGATTTACAACAAAAGCAACTAGGTGCAACCTTAT of the Sulfoacidibacillus ferrooxidans genome contains:
- a CDS encoding AAA family ATPase, whose translation is MSPQATTSYFSNLDALAAHFRSILDRKEYILLFAYNGTGKTRLSGAFKNLGQQPIPDNEEKTTDTLYYNAFTEDLFTWDNDLMGDTERRLFLNRNSKFFNGLRELAMEDRIRRFLRRYADFEFHINYDDWFVHFSRDVRNDNAPERMDYIKVSRGEETIFVWCFFLAIIELVVDKEESYGWVKYIYIDDPISSLDDNNVIAVAGDLVHLLKEKEDLKVVISSHHALFFNVMFNELKKTKGKDYFLSKNKVTGEYTIQDTGDTPFFNHVALIKELKDAVKTGKLYTYHFNMLRNILEKAASFHGYEYFGECIKSEDDDPDDVVYARYLNVLSHSNYSLFEPREMVEDNKDAFKVILDRYMNLYRFNPDLFN